One Candidatus Devosia phytovorans genomic window carries:
- a CDS encoding DUF6290 family protein: MTKHTLQLPDGLFDYLTTVAAEAGQSPDELILAAIEQHLEDVSDLRAIAEYEKQKADGTLVTIPFDEVKRRLGLDD; this comes from the coding sequence ATGACCAAGCACACCTTGCAATTGCCGGATGGCCTGTTCGATTATCTGACCACTGTTGCCGCCGAAGCTGGCCAGTCGCCCGACGAACTCATCCTGGCGGCCATCGAGCAGCATCTCGAAGACGTCTCCGACCTGCGTGCCATCGCCGAATACGAGAAACAAAAGGCCGATGGCACCCTGGTGACGATCCCGTTTGATGAAGTGAAGCGTCGCCTTGGCCTGGACGATTGA